In the Centroberyx gerrardi isolate f3 chromosome 9, fCenGer3.hap1.cur.20231027, whole genome shotgun sequence genome, one interval contains:
- the akr1a1b gene encoding aldo-keto reductase family 1 member A1-B has product MNDFAVLNTGRKMPLLGLGTWKSETGKVKQAVIWALQAGYRHIDCAAIYGNEVEIGEALQETLGPGKALRREDVFVTSKLWNTRHHPEDVEPSLLKTLKDLKLEYLDLYLIHWPYAFQRGDIPFPKTEDGTLLYDDIDYKLTWAAMEKLVGKGLVRAIGLSNFNSRQIDDILSVASIKPTVLQVERHPYLSQVELLAHCRDRGLVMTAYSPLGSPDRAWKDPEEPVLLDEPVIATLAKKYSKSPAQIILRWQTQRGVVTIPKSVTESRIKENIQVFDFTLEGEEMKSITALNKGWRYIVPMIQVDGERVPRDAGHPHYPFNDPY; this is encoded by the exons ATGAATGACTTTGCAGTTCTCAACACAGGGCGGAAGATGCCCCTCCTTGGACTGGGAACATGGAAGAGTGAGACAGGAAAG GTGAAGCAAGCAGTTATTTGGGCCTTGCAGGCTGGGTATCGCCACATTGACTGTGCCGCCATCTATGGCAACGAGGTGGAGATTGGAGAAGCGCTACAGGAGACACTCGGCCCCGGCAAG GCCCTGAGACGAGAGGACGTGTTCGTCACGTCCAAGCTGTGGAACACCCGGCATCACCCAGAGGACGTGGAGCCGTCCCTCCTGAAGACCCTGAAGGACCTGAAGCTGGAGTACCTGGACCTCTACCTCATCCACTGGCCCTACGCCTTCCA ACGAGGAGACATTCCCTTCCCTAAAACGGAGGACGGCACCTTGCTGTATGACGACATCGACTACAAGCTGACCTGGGCTGCCATGGAGAAGCTGGTGGGGAAGGGCCTGGTCCGGGCCATCGGCCTGTCCAACTTCAACAGTCGGCAGATAGATGACATCCTGTCTGTCGCCAGCATCAAACCCACTGTGCTTCAGGTAG AGCGCCACCCCTACCTGTCCCAGGTGGAGCTGCTGGCCCACTGTCGGGACCGGGGCCTGGTGATGACGGCCTACAGCCCTCTGGGCTCTCCTGACCGGGCCTGGAAAGATCCGGAGGAACCCGTCCTGCTCGACGAGCCCGTTATCGCCACCCTGGCAAAGAAATACAGCAAGTCCCCAGCTCAGATTATCCTGAG GTGGCAGACACAGCGAGGAGTGGTGACAATCCCCAAGAGTGTGACGGAGTCCCGTATCAAAGAGAATATACAG GTGTTTGACTTTACCCTTGAAGGAGAAGAGATGAAAAGTATAACAGCACTGAACAAAGGCTGGCGCTACATTGTACCAATGATCCAA GTGGACGGAGAGAGGGTTCCCAGGGATGCGGGACATCCTCACTACCCCTTCAACGACCCCTACTGA
- the uhmk1 gene encoding serine/threonine-protein kinase Kist, protein MAHCGPDSNGKVSAPRPDSGAVIMASQGSVDQSMKPVLFEIFGEIWTVQSRLGQGVSASVYRVSSGRATTAAVKEFQADTQGGDYGYHKERSVLEDIQGHKNIVTLYGVFTNHSCMGVSTRCLLLELLDVSVSELLVRGSAQTGSSGTQGGSRPQQGHSMWLVQHCARDVLEALAFLHREGYVHADLKPRNVLWSADDECFKLIDFGLSFKEGNQDVKYIQTDGYRAPEAELQNSLAQAGVEVKGDSGCTAAVDLWSLGIILLEMYSGIKLKETVRSKEWKDNSAAIVDHIFASNSLVCPAIPVYHLRDLIKSMLHNNPKHRCTAETALLSPFFSIPFAPHIEDLVLLPSPVLRLLNLIDDSHLHNEEEYEDILEDMKEECQKYGSVVSLLIPKENPGKGQVFVEYANSSDSKEAQRLLTGRTFDGKFVVATFYPLSAYKRGYLYQTVQ, encoded by the exons ATGGCCCACTGCGGCCCCGACTCGAACGGAAAGGTATCGGCGCCGCGTCCAGACAGCGGCGCGGTTATCATGGCGTCGCAGGGTAGCGTAGACCAGAGCATGAAGCCGGTGCTGTTCGAGATCTTCGGGGAGATCTGGACCGTCCAGTCGCGGCTCGGCCAGGGAGTCTCGGCCTCGGTGTACCGAGTCAGCTCGGGCAGAGCCACCACCGCCGCTGTCAAGGAGTTTCAGGCCGACACTCAGGGAGGAGATTACGGGTATCACAAAGAGAGGTCCGTGCTGGAAGACATCCAGGGACATAAAAACATAG TGACGCTGTACGGAGTGTTCACCAATCACAGCTGTATGGGCGTGTCCACCCGCTGTCTCCTGCTAGAGCTCTTGGATGTCAGCGTGTCAGAGCTGCTGGTGAGAGGCAGTGCCCAGACAGGCAGCAGTGGTACCCAGGGTGGTAG CAGACCCCAGCAAGGCCACTCCATGTGGCTGGTCCAGCACTGTGCCAGAGACGTCCTGGAGGCCCTGGCCTTCCTCCACAGGGAAGGCTACGTCCACGCCGACCTCAAGCCGCGCAACGTCCTTTGGAGCGCCGACGACGAGTGCTTCAAGCTCATCGACTTCGGCCTCAGCTTCAAAGAGGGAAACCAG GATGTCAAGTACATCCAGACCGACGGGTACCGCGCCCCGGAGGCCGAGCTCCAGAACAGCCTCGCCCAGGCCGGGGTGGAGGTGAAGGGGGACTCGGGCTGCACGGCCGCCGTGGACCTGTGGAGCCTGGGCATCATCCTGCTGGAGATGTACTCAGGAATCAAACTCAAAGAAACTGTCCGCTCCAAGGAGTGGAAG GACAACAGCGCTGCCATAGTAGACCACATCTTTGCCAGCAACAGCCTGGTGTGCCCTGCCATCCCTGTCTATCACCTCAGAGACCTTATCAAAAG CATGCTTCACAACAATCCCAAGCACAGATGCACAGCTGAAACTGCCCTGTTGAGCCCATTCTTTAGCATTCCCTTTg ctccTCACATTGAGGACCTGGTTCTGCTACCCTCTCCTGTCCTGCGTCTGCTCAACCTGATTGACGACAGCCATCTGCACAATGAAGAGGAGTATGAAG ATATCCTGGAGGACATGAAAGAGGAGTGCCAGAAGTATGGCTCAGTGGTTTCTCTGCTCATCCCCAAGGAGAACCCAGGGAAAGGACAG GTGTTTGTGGAGTACGCCAACTCCAGTGACTCCAAAGAGGCTCAGAGGCTGCTGACCGGCCGCACCTTCGACGGGAAGTTTGTGGTGGCCACCTTCTACCCCCTCAGCGCTTATAAAAGAGGTTACCTGTACCAGACCGTGCAGTGA
- the c9h19orf44 gene encoding uncharacterized protein C19orf44 homolog — protein MWNRGGRSSALDRAQALLSGKRNTKSAAGSVEPSGNRGATAKTPGNTVAVGGSLKARSAPPNTHTVFPDLSDLSSVSSVSDHGEGTMGSAAAGKSQEREGGSPKDPRPQTSLGGGGGSRFLKKAPPPAATSSQSPTISKTQMQQPPEPRCVSSSQRGSQSAALSRLALIEDRIRSRKESQPEARGRATEGLKPAQKLASELGISPQPPASQSLEASVPLSAQSTPSPKGKRFIKKTAAVAVDSGSSPAAAAAAAAAAAAVPPKGPDVSVKMIPDSAGLVDRSGAAKASAPFADLMTKPTRVAGGVSLDSDEEDMRKLLGDSLDSTEDSLLRAGRASSMRTAGKLLSKSLKVSSTPPPAAVRPPSRSPASPPQRRSPFRFSGQARAQFSPSALSPSPSLPYASPSPPGRRGSPPQPGSPPRSLSSLSGHSEVLSLAELFPVVPSSECSHSERSSVSSEDFKINVMSLDDLVPVSLGFTVETTGEERETRPSKHKAPAPGTLTGDRQLPGQKEKKKEEEEEEEQDYQSDFESESRTEPDHSASQVSERLGGDGGEEEDVSEVREETSESDGSCRRTEVDYSSSFSSSDTSRSYVTRTSDRSRTSGSLSRSRHSRSSVSRADRSSSRRSRRRASPSRALKEAAVQTQPDPLAYTWSAGMATMGPAVGTAYVDPTPVASHTVSAETVEALSTYSPAVFALNDMLRQQLALTRQFIESSRHLHSCLVQSLGPADYTYTTLEDTKEFIRKHKPPKLTVEEALEEVLQEMRDYHYI, from the exons ATGTGGAACCGAGGTGGCCGAAGCTCCGCTCTGGACCGAGCTCAGGCTCTGCTGTCTGGGAAAAGAAACACCAAAAGCGCCGCTGGGTCAGTAGAGCCGTCCGGGAATAGGGGGGCTACTGCCAAAACACCTGGAAATACA GTGGCTGTGGGTGGCTCTCTCAAAGCCAGATCTGCacccccaaatacacacactgtattccCGGACCTGAGTGACCTGTCTTCAGTCAGCTCAGTCAGTGATCATGGAGAAGGCACCAtgggctctgctgctgctgggaagagccaggagagagaggggggttcACCTAAG gATCCAAGACCTCAGACTtctctgggaggaggaggaggaagcaggtTTTTGAAGAAGGCCCCACCGCCTGCTGCAACCAGCAGCCAGTCCCCAACTATCAGCAAGACCCAAATGCAGCAGCCGCCTGAACCCAG GTGTGTGTCGTCTTCCCAACGTGGCTCCCAGAGCGCTGCGCTGAGCAGGCTGGCTTTGATCGAGGACCGCATCCGCAGCCGCAAGGAGAGTCAGCCCGAGGCCCGGGGCCGGGCCACGGAGGGACTGAAGCCTGCCCAGAAACTAGCCTCCGAACTGGGAATCTCACCCCAACCACCAGCCTCTCAGTCTCTGGAGGCCTCCGTGCCGCTCTCAGCCCAGTCCACCCCCAGCCCCAAGGGGAAACGTTTCATCAAGAAGACGGCAGCTGTAGCTGTTGACAGCGGTagttctcctgctgctgctgctgctgctgctgctgctgctgctgctgtgcctcCCAAAGGCCCAGATGTCAGTGTCAAAATGATTCCAGATAGCGCCGGGTTAGTTGACAGGTCCGGAGCTGCCAAAGCTTCAGCGCCATTTGCGGATTTGATGACTAAGCCAACGAGAGTAGCAGGTGGTGTGAGTCTGGACAGTGATGAGGAGGACATGAGGAAACTTCTGGGAGACTCGCTGGATTCAACAGAGGACAGCCTGTTAAGAGCAGGGAGAGCCTCCTCCATGAGAACAGCAGGAAAG TTGCTGAGCAAAAGTCTGAAGGTCTCCTCCACGCCGCCTCCGGCTGCTGTCCGTCCCCCGTCTCGctcccctgcctctcctcctcagcgGCGTTCTCCTTTCCGATTCTCCGGCCAGGCTCGGGCCCAGTTCAGCCCCTCTGCGCTCTCCccgtccccctctctcccctacgcctccccctctcctccggGCAGACGGGGCTCCCCTCCCCAGCCTGGGAGTCCGCCGCGCTCGCTCTCGTCGCTCTCGGGCCACAGTGAGGTCCTCTCTCTGGCGGAGCTCTTCCCTGTGGTCCCCAGCTCAGAGTGTTCCCACAGTGAGAGGAGCTCAGTTTCCTCTGAAG ACTTCAAGATAAATGTCATGTCATTAGATGACCTGGTGCCCGTTAGCCTTGGATTCACCGTGGAAAcaacaggagaggag AGGGAAACCAGACCCTCCAAACACAAAGCCCCTGCTCCTGGAACCCTGACTGGAGATCGGCAGCTCCCAGGacagaaggaaaagaagaaggaggaggaggaagaggaggagcaggactaCCAGAGTGACTTCGAAAGCGAGAGCAGAACTGAGCCAGATCACAGCGCCAGCCAGGTGTCAGAGCGCCTGGGAGGAGACGgcggggaagaggaggacgTTTCTGAGGTCAGAGAGGAGACGTCTGAGTCGGATGGGTCCTGCAGGAGGACAGAAGTCGACTACTCCAGCAGCTTCTCTTCTTCTGACACAAGTCGGTCCTACGTCACGCGGACCTCGGATCGCAGCCGAACATCTGGGTCACTTAGCAGAAGCAGACACTCCAGATCCTCGGTGTCGCGCGCCGACCGGTCCTCATCTCGCCGGTCGAGGAGGCGCGCTTCGCCCAGCAGGGCTTTAAAAGAGGCAGCGGTACAGACCCAACCTGACCCACTGGCCTACACCTGGTCTGCCG gtatGGCTACTATGGGCCCCGCAGTGGGCACGGCCTACGTGGATCCCACTCCTGTGGCCAGTCACACTGTCAGTGCGGAAACTGTGGAGG CTCTCAGCACCTACAGTCCGGCTGTGTTTGCCCTCAACGACATGCTGAGGCAGCAGCTTGCCTTGACCAGGCAGTTCATCGAAAGCAGCAGGCATCTCCACTCCTGCCTGGTGCAGAGCCTGGGCCCAGCAGACTACACATACACCACACTGGAGGACACCAAGGAG TTCATCCGCAAGCACAAGCCTCCCAAGCTGACAGTGGAGGAAGCCTTGGAGGAGGTGCTACAGGAGATGAGAGACTACCACTATATCTGA